The following is a genomic window from Strix uralensis isolate ZFMK-TIS-50842 chromosome 3, bStrUra1, whole genome shotgun sequence.
CTCTGTAATATTGGCTGGCTGTGTAATTGCATCTATTTAATTCAGCACTCATAAAATTTGTGGCATTTGAGAGTGCTGTGAGTCTCAGCTGGTTGAGaagcttttcctcttccttggtGAGATGCTGGAAGGGTGGTTGAGGTCAGCTGGAGCTCTTCTGTGCCTGGGCAGCTTTCTAGGAACATCGAGAAGCTGTTCACAAGCACAGATTGCCTTCGCCTGTCCTTCTGCCAGAGCTGGGGTTTGGCAGTCTTCAGACTACAATGCAATGCAGTGCTGCTCAGCCTGTCTTCTGGATGAATGTTTTATACGTTGTTTGGGGTGGAGTTGTTGGCAGAAGGGCATTATCTCTAAATTATAGTGAAGAGTTTTGCCAGCTCTGAGGGTGGAAGGTGATACAAGTGCCAGGCTGTAGATAATGTCGACCTGCTAATTAAGTACAGTATCTGCAGTTCtaggcacttttttttcccaaatgtcaaTGGAATGGCTCATTTAGTAAGTTGTTATTCTGCCTAATGCCCCCCTTTGCTGTAACATTTTAGAGTTCCTCACAAATATGaatcctttctcctttccccttcgtccccccacccccaccataAGCTTCTGAAGTAGGGAGATAACTTGTCTGCGATTACCCAAAGTTAAGCCAGGTTCTACTGAGTCCTGATGTCCTGAACCCTACTGTCTAAGACTGTTTTattccaaatacttttgtttattAATGgcttttctgtcactgtttcaATATGAAAGCTCAAAATAGCTGATACTTGACATAATGACTAGGTTCCTTTTCACTTTTACAGCATCATGATCAGAAAAAATATGACTTCTGGAAGGATATGGTGGCTGCTATCCAGCATAATTATAAAATATCAGCTTTTAAAGGTAAGTGGGTTCACTGGAAACTGACCTGTAATAGCTGAAAATATTACATGTGCTTGCCAGAACAAATACATTTGCAAGTATACTGTAGGCTACTCAACACAGCTTTTACTTTTCAAGCCTACAAATAGTTGTATAGTAGACACATGTTTATCCTGGACTAGGATTCCTGTTATATGGAATAGAACATATTTgtcatttctatttcatttagCTAAAACTGTTTTGCTATCTTTAATAACACTTGTGATGTGCTACTTCACTGAATTTAGAGGAAAAATGGTTTCTTACCATGATTAATATGGTAATGTGGACATCCTGTATCTGTATTTTGGTGCTATTCCGTATGTTCTTGTAATCATAACTAAAATCAGAAAtgcattgggaaaaaaattaaagtactAACTAATACTTGATAATTTTCTTTACTGCTCTAGTTTTGATGGGAATTCCTCATGTGGTATTGACACAATAGGGAGGAGattgttattttattataaacttaataaaaattgcagaggattttttttaacaatagctTTTCTCCACCCAAAGCCGACCTTATAATACTGTAATATAAATCGGAATTGGAAAACATCTTGGATACCCTtcagctagaaattaattttattctttcacGGATTTAACTTCTGAGTTTCTATTAGGCATATAAAATAAGTTGATAATAAAGGCTAACAGTCTTGTGTGTGCACACAgttaattgaaattatttttaactatttttttggtaaaaagaTTATGTGCAGCTCAGTTCAGAATTCTGTATCATTTTGCTGACAGTATTTTCCAATAAAATTACCTCTGTTAATGCAATATTCATTTGGCATGGATGTAGTTTGGACTCTCTTAAAACTTACCTTTAGCTGTACTACTTTCTGTATTCCTTTCAAATGTAATTGACAAAATTGTCTGAGAGGTTCCAAACAGAAATAGAAGTTGATGTCAGGATGCATATTGTAAAAGACAACAAGATATTCCTGAAATGTTTTGGTTGTTGTTCTTGTGTTTCCACTGGAGCTTGGAGTGTGACTGGTAGTTAAGAATTCCCCTAGGAACTCCTTCATACATTGAGTAAATGTatcctttgttttctgctgaCATTAAACGAATCCTAATCAACTATaactattttaacaaaaatactaAGTCTTTTTTCAGATCATGAAAACTCTTTGTTTTAAAGGTGTGGATCATGCAGCATTTggcaaaaagaataatttttaaaagtcttctttGGAAATTAATTAGATCAAACAAAAACTAAAGTCTGATCCTTGAACTCATATAAATAATTGCTcggttttatttatatatgagTGTCTGCTTGTGCGTACATGTGTACGTTCATGCATATACCTACCTATCaggtatatatttttatatgtaagcATGGAATCTGCATACAAACAGATGTGTGATATGAGTTAATCCTTTCTAACTCTTATCAGAATTGGTACCTAATTTAATACACCTCATTCTCTGTTGTAAAAGTTATGAGGCACATGCACAACAGCATTGAAATATAAGAAAACGTATTAACGGGTAGGCATGAGTTATATTGGATAAAGCTCtgtaaaatcagaagtgaaacaATGCAGATTGTATACactacttaaatattttaatacacaGAGGTGGTAAACTCTGTCATGCATCACTTTGAAAGGCTTCATAGTGGTCTTATTTCCCTTTTAATAAGATGGTCCAGTCGATAAAGCACTGAACAGGGAGTCAGAAGAACCAGAGATACTATCTTCCTGTATCACTTAACTGTGATATTCCCATGgcttacctctttttttcttcagatccCTCTGTGAAATGAGAATAATGGTACTAATCTTCTGTCACAAGTTTGTGCCAAAGAGATTTCCCCCCCTTCTTGGTTGTAAGCTAATAGACCTTCCTGAGGAAACTCCTAAACCTGGCTCCAGCCCAACATCTACATACCAGGAAGCCCCACCGTCTTTCTTAGCCCAGAGCCTGGCCTGAAAACCACAGCCTCTTGACTTAACTCCATGCCCTCGATGCCTTGTAGAGGGTTTAACCCTTCAGGAAAAGCAGTGATCATTAACAGTTAGTCAAGGTAAAATTTCAAAAGCACACTTATTAAGTGGTCAGTTGAGGAGACGCAAAGTTCCCAAGTTGAAATGCTGTCTTAGTAGTGCCATTGTCAGTGATGGAGCAGAACGACTGACcgttttattttttgaaatccaTTAAGTGTTTGCAGTTCACTTTGGTTTGTCAGTATGCCCTTGTTTCTCTATGTCCCTTCTCTTTTTCACATGATTTCTTTGATCATAATCAGGTGTCTGGtggattttgcttttcattgtctTAGCTATGGTAATTGCCTTAGATAATTGCCCTGTGATATTGTTTTTGGATGGCTCTTTCAGGTAGGCATGATTGTTCTGACTCAGCTTCATGAAGGTTATTAACCCACTTGTCTGCTTGTAAAGAAGTGAAGAACTGACTCTTGCAGATGAAAAGTAAGAGGGTTCCAAAATGATGGTCTTGTGTTATTCAGACCTTCCTTTGTAAAGAATAACTCAAAAAAAATGGGAGAATCTATTAAACAATACAATCAGAAAAATGTGATGTCAGATAGCAATGAACACAGATAGTCATATTTGCAAAATGGTAATTTCTTACCTGCCAGAATGCCCCCTGCAATTGTTATCTGAGTTGAGCATTAAATTAGTTGAGAATCCTTTCTGCAAATCTTTAACTTATTACTGGACTATTTTGCAACTTGAAGGTGATTAACATTACTTTGTACGTGTTTCATTTAGTGTACGTTCTAAAGACATTAGTAAAGagcatttttaaaggaaacatcaTGTGGCAATGTATTTTACACCATATGAATACGTGGACAGAGGTCCACAAGACATCATGGAAACAAAATTTGGTCTTCAGAGGAGTAATGAGGGCTTGAAGTACTGTATAATTATTTCCATGTGACAAACTTCAGATCTAGttattttttcaacagaaaaatcaaTCATTTTTGCAGGACGAAGTTGCCTCATATAACTTCTTaaagcagaattttttaaaatttcccttcTTAAAGGCTAATTTCTCTATCTTGCATGATTGTCTTTCCCTGTAATTTCCCTGACAGTTCTGAAAACCATAGCATTGGTGGTTATATAGTGCAAATgatatatttgtaatattttcaaTCAGTtcataaaattatatttcattttggaAGTAAAAAGATCAAGGCTAATGTGGCAGCAGAGACTTTATAAATTTGAGGAACGAAGATTTTAAAGGACAAAACCTGATATAAAGTGAGTGGATGATAAGGATTAGTGAACTGTGCTTTTAAGAATATTGTCTGGGCCCAGTGCCTTTTGCAGAGACTAGTTAATTGGAATCACAGGACAGTAACGTACTGCTGAGCACCAAGCATCTCCAACAATTTGAAACATGTGCTTTGGCATACATTTCATATGCAAAGCAATTAACCAGAAATTTTACAACTACTGAGCAGTATTTTCCAGTTCCTGTACCCAGTCCCTCtatttgtttctgaaacaaaagtgcCAGATTGGTTGAATGTATGGGCAGCAGCACATGCTGTGTTTAAATACTGGAAAGTGCTGTTGAACTAATGCAAGTGACtgcacaggaaaacattttcagtgcaaAAAAGAGATAATTCTTAGGAGATGTGTAATTAATGTTTGGTCTAAAACAGGAAGATAGGAAAGTGGGAATAGACAATTCAGACTCAAGTGTCTTGAGTTTTATTTTGGCTTGAAAGAAAAGTATCGCAGGATTGCTACTTATAAATTGGTGGTACTGTCACTGTATTATTTCCATACAAACATTTGTGTGCAGTGTTTATAACAGTAGTACCAATTTGCTTGCCTAGGTCTACTTGGCTGCTAAAATAAGCAGATCTCGCGTTACACTCTCTACTTAAGCatttattattttactgaagtaTAGCCGAAACCTTATCCAGCAGCACTtaataaggagagaaaaaacaattctGCAAAGTTCTTGATAGCTCTTTACAGTAGTTTCCAAAACATTATATAGTTTTGCTAATGATGGATCAACCTAAAGGTGTCCTCGCTTTTTTTTATTAATCCCAAAGTATTACCAAGTACTTAGGAAATTGCTGTTTTCAAATGTATACAACATAATAAACAGATTCTGCTTTCATGAAGAAATGGTAATATCACAAAACTTTTGAACATAGACCTATGTACTTTTAGTGCAAGTGATTAAAaactactgtttaaaaaaaaaaagctgaaagtaaTAATTTAAAGAGTTGATAAGATCTTGATGTGTAAGATACAGTTACCATTCATGTGCTTTAAAAGTAATTGGAAGAAATGTGTGATCAAACTATTATAGTTTCATAATTTATAAGCACCATTAACTTTACATTAATCTATTATGGCACTATGAAATGTCTAATGTTTGTAAGACATGAGTGTATGTAGGTATGGTAAATATGATTATATCTACTGACTAATTACTGTCATCTGATAAATTTACTATGTAAGTAAAATACATTCCtacattattttgttttgagGGAATGAACTGTTCAGAGAAAATCAGTGCCAAAGTTGTCTCCAATTTTGGGTTGGTAAAGCTGTTCTGATTTTGTGAGTATCTGCATGCTTGTGAAGATATGTTGTTAATGTTTGGATTTGGTGATAGTTGTTTTACGGTACTCTGAACATTGTAGTTTTACATTAGGAGCTTAAAAATTATTGAACTAGTTTGTTGCTGCAAATTACAAAATGTGCATCAAACAAAGCTAAGTGGATTTCTAGGCTTCAAATGTGGTTGCTTTTTCATATTGTGAAAGTCTTAGATCTTCTGTAACAGGTAATAATTTGTAAATCTACCTTTCTCCAAGGTAGTTTTTCATTAATAAGAAAAGTGGAACTAAATTAAAACATTGACATGGTATGCACTgcattagaattattttcttgatgcctgtttGATAGTTTAAAGATGAAGCTGGCAGATAGCAGAATGTTCCTGTAGTATATTATCCAGCTGTTGTGATGACTGTGGTTTATCTGAGACTGTTTATTTTGAATAATACCTTCAGTTAATTCAAGTATGGTAAAGTATGATTTAGAGTCCTGAATTGACTACTTTCTATTATGAGAAGTgatagaaatttttattttttttttttaaaaaaagaggctGGTGCATTACATTAATTCATAAAATTTTAATGTTGCATTCAGTTGGACAATTGATCATCATTTGAAACATTTCTTATGACAATTCTCTAAAAACATACAATATTATTCTACTAGGTTTGAACCGATCTCTTCTACCTTCTCACTCCCTCCTCCATTTCAGTTGCAAAATTGAAGTTGCATGACCTGCTAATGACAAATGAGATCAGCACCTATTAAATGGGTCTGAAGGAGAGAGCATCAGGACAGTGTAAGTTGAATGTTGTTAGATATGAGCAAAGAGGAAACCTGAGAAAGAAGAGTGAACGTAGTCAGAGGAATAGAGACCATTAGATTCTGAATTGGGCAGTTGGAGCCATACTTGATCATTCTCCATGAGATCGATGACAGCACTGCCAGAAGCCTGGTCAAGGTATCCTTTCTTGTATTCATCATAGGTGTACATGAGTGGGGAACCATTTTTGTAGAGTGCAACCCAAACATTTGTTCCTTTTGCATGTACATGGTAGGAGAAATAGTACAGTCCAGGGATCCTGCAGGTGAAGATTCCTGTTCTGGGGTCATAGTGTTGTTGCCTATTGTACAAGATTTTATCAAATTTGATGGGTACTGTTGCTCCAGGGTAGGCTTTTGAGAGGATGACACTGAAAGCAGACACTGGCATCCCTGTAAGAGCTTGGTTTACTCCTCCTTTTATGAAAGACATTCCTGACAGCTCCCGAGACTCTCCTGCTTTAACATAGCTTTCAGGCATCTGTGGGACTACAGCTTGGCCGGGGGGACCAGGAGGACCTGGGGGGCCTGGCAAACCAGGCTCTCCATTGTTGCCTTTAGGCCCGGGGGGTCCAGGTGGTCCCATGGGTCCACTTAAGCCTTTAGTAGAAATACCTGCTGGGCCTGGCAGCCCTGGTGCTCCTGGCTCACCTTTCGCACCGGGGGCTCCTGGCAGGCCAGGGGGGCCAATGGGGCCTCTGATCCCAGGTATTCCTGACGGCCCTCGGGGGCCTGGCTCGCCATTGATCCCTGGCACTCCCTTAACTCCTTGCGGACCCACTGGACCGGGCAGGCCAGGTAGCCCAGCATGGCCAGTGTCACCTTTTGGACCTGGGAAACCTGGGTGTCCCTTGGGACCAGCAAGACCCTGCTCACCTGGGTATCCTGGTTTTCCCTCTAATCCTGGTAGACCTCGTTCACCCTTGGCCCCTGGGAATCCTGGGAGGCCTGCAGGGCCCATGTCACCTTTGGGCCCAGGTAGGCCATTCTCACCGGGCAAGCCTTTGAGTCCTTGAGGGCCCAAGTTCCCTGGTGGCCCAGCAGGCCCTGGTTCTCCTGGCACACCAGCTGGGCCTTGGTCTCCTTTAGGTCCTGGAAGGCCAGGAGGACCTTCAGGCCCTCTGTGTCCCTTCATCCCTGGCAATCCTGGCTTTCCAAATCCTGGAAGACCCGGGGATCCAGGCAAGCCTGCAGGTCCAGGGTGTCCCTTGGCTCCGGGGATGCCTGCTGCTCCTGGTGGTCCCATTGGCCCAGGCTTGCCAATGCCAGCTTCTCCAGGCTCTcctgggggaccctggggacctGGGATACCAGCCGCTCCAGGTGCACCTGGTAAACCTCTGTCACCTTTCATCCCTGGCTGACCTGGAAGACCGTTTTCGCCAGGCTTCCCTACCCCAGCAGGACCAGGGAGGCCCCGGGGTCCCTGTGGGCCTGGAAGACCCCTGCTACCTGGGCGGCCTGGAACGCCAAatccattttctcctttttgtccATTTATACCAGGGATACCTggctctcccttctccccagggaGGCCCCTTGGTCCTTGAGCTCCTGGAGGGCCTTGTGGTCCTGGCTTGCCAGGAACGGACAGTCCTGCGGGGCCGGGAGTGCCGGGGGGTCCTTGTGGACCTCTTGCCCCTGGGAGCCCAACAGGTCCGGCTTCTCCTTTCTCACCATTTAGTCCTCTGTCTCCTGGCTTTCCTGGTAGACCTGGCATGCCTGGCTTTCCAACTGCAGAAAATCCAGGTGGTCCTGGGGGACCAGGAGGGCCTTGGGGGCCAGGACTTCCAAACCCTGGCTTTCCTGCAGGACCTGGTTGTCCTCTTGGTCCAATAGGGCCTGGGGGACCAGGGGGTCCTTGTTCACCCCTTATCTGCACACctgtgagagagaaaaacaggTCAACCAGGGCAGCTGTAACAGATTTGCAGACTTGTAGCATGGTAGTGAAATGTGTGAAGGATTAACTTAACTTGAACCTCATAGAAGTCAAGTTTCTAATACTGTGTTTGGTCACTGAGAACCTGACTTTTAGAGCAAAAGTGTCTCAGAGCTTTTACAAGTAACAAGTGCAAATTTGATGGAGTTCTGTTGTGAGCTATAAGGCCGCTAGAATTTTATTTGGCTTCAATATATTTAGGGTCATCAGAGAGTTTAAAAGATGCTGTGCAAGTAGATGCAAGCTattgaggaaagggaaaaaaaaaaaaaaaacagctaaatGAATTAGCAAGTCATCAGACTTGTATCTTGAATGAAATTGGAGAAAGcttcctgcttttctgaaaatacttCATGCTACATTTAAGTActgagatttttgtctttttctctctcgCTTTCAAAAGTGGGCTCTGTTTTTTTGGTAAACATGTGAATGttatattttcaaatactgtCTTAAAGATTTTTGTTCGTCATAAAAATTTCACATGGTGGCAAGATCACAACTGATAATTCATCTTACTGCAGTCAGAATTCTAtcattgttttgggttttttttaataatacttcattttcttaGTTATAAAAACAGCAGGTGGAGCCACTTAACCAAATGTCACAAATCGAGATATAAACAAACAAGCTTACTGCTTAGTTTTCTGTGCACTTTGAGAGCTTGCAGCTTCATGTTGGAATTAGGATGCTGATTTGTGGGACGTTACAGACAAGATTAACATGGATATTGGGAGACTGCTTCAGTAGTTTGCAGCAACTGGCAGCATTATACGATTCATCATTATATGATGAATATTAATTTaagaaatcattttaaaaataaaaacagggaTTTAGAAAGAACCTGGATTTTGTTTCTTGTGATGCCAATGTATTCTGTTTGATGCTTTTTTAGAAATGATTGATAATTGATCAACAACTGGATCAGCCGAAATGCGCATTTCAGTCTCTTACAAAGAGagcagtttgtgtgtgtgtatatagttTATGCACTGACTATTCTAGTGTCTCTTCGATAATAAATTGCTTTTTCCAATCTGTGGCTAGTCTTGATGAACCAAAAATGAGATGGAGGAAGAAAACTGTTCTTGTacatattgtattttaaaaaatagaggtGTGTATATGAAATACACTTGATTTTGGTTTGATACTGGATCTGCAAGGTAGCTTTCTTCCTATATTGCCAGGGAAATTCTTCTTATCTACCAAGTGTAGAGAGTTCACTTCCTTTTTTGCTGATGCATGAAATTAGCACAAATGTATATCTCCTTATTTTGCACACCTTCCTATCTCATCTTCCTTAAGGCAAATGAAAAGTTGTTAAAATCCTACACATAGAAAGCAAGCAATGTCTGTGATTTATTGAAAAACTTAAAATGCAAACACATATCCTTCTCAGCTGCAAAGGAGATTGTGGAATCTGTGAGTACCAGTGACAAGTCTAATATGCTTTGGTTATCTTACTGATATTGTTGGATTTCTTACTACTGAACTCCCAGATTCGGTAGGGTGCAATTGCACGTTGGCTTTCTTGTTATATAGGTGACATAAGATATGGCAAATTTTAAGAACTACAtctgtgaaaaaataatctggaaaaggCTTAACCCTGTTAGAATTAACATACCCTGCAGTAGAAGTGACATGTAAATGTTCTTTACATGTGACACATTTTCTTCACCATAGATAAGAGAGCTGCCATCAGAGAAAACAGCTTACTCAGCTGGAGGGCTTGGAATTTATTACATAGGTTCTATCTATGGATAGAACTTCAAAAACTTCTGCTCACATCAGAGAACACAGGCAGGTCAGATCAAAGCCTTAATACAAATTCCTAAACAGGTGCCTGAGCTAATCCTGTTCCAGTTGTAAAGCATTAGGGGAAAAATACAGATAGGTTTTTACATCAACTGCCTCAAATCCAAACCCAAGTATTTATGTGAGTACTTTGGCAGGAGACAACAGTGACCCCAGCCAGGTCTGCTTTTTCATAATGATAACTCAAGGAACTATGTCCAGGCCTACCAACTGTATTTTGTTCTTCAGCAGTCAGAGTGAGTTTAATTTCTGCACAGGGGGCCAACATTCATTTTATTCAGCTGTGTTTAAGTAACATGCAGTTACTTCActtgatctgattttttttttttttttttggtggcaaatTGCATCAGACTCAAAGTGCTTGTCTTGCTTTTTACAATGTTTTAGACGCAACTTTCTATCGGTCCTAGTTCACAAGGTGGTGGGTGCTGCCTTTTTTGCATAAGATGCTAAGGGCTTTGTCAGTGTTCATGTTGTTATAGAGATTTTCTGTGAGGACCTACATTGTTTAAAAGTTGTGCTGCTTTTAGATTAAGATGTCTGGTAATTGTGCTGTCTAGAGACAATGGTAATTCCTCTGAGGAAAGGACAGCTGAACACATTAATGAAATAGGATTTTTACCAGGAGAATTGAAGTAGTGGTTGGGTATTCTTTTATGTGTCTTGGAACATATCTTGATGCAAAACTGGGTTTACGTTATCTGAGTGCGGTCAAACCCTATTTATGTATTGAATTAAGTGAAGACTTTAACATAACCTGCAATAATGGCTTATTTAAGCATTGCTGAACAGTCAGACTTAATTCAATGATTATTTGCAACTAGGACTTTTCAAAGATTTCAAGCCAAAGAGCTACTGGTTTAAAAATTATGTCCTGgtagttttaaaaaatggtaacaCTAAAGAAAGTATGTGAAGAACAAGATTTGTAAAACTGTTAAAACAATTTCACCAAATTAAGTGAGGCTGTAATAGGTTTTGCTTGCCAACAGAAATTATATGATGTATACATGTTGTCCTGAGTCACCAGTTTGGGCCTAGACTGAAATTTTAGTTCCAGGCTGCTTTTTGACAAAActgtacaaaacaaaaagagaatgtATTGGTAACTAAATCTCTAGAAGCCAATGTTTGTGACCAAATAGGAACAGTAAGTAATGATGAAAAGCTTGCCATATGCATACGGAAGAACTTACTCGACAATAGTTAGAATTTGGTTCTGTAGTCTCCTGTTTTATTCTTCCATGATTGTCTCAGACTAGAAATTGTTATCTAACAGTCTGCCCTCTTTAAACTCTTCTAAAAACCCTCCATAGGATGCTTGATTTCGAGACTGAGGAATAGCAATGGTTTTCCAGTCCTCCATTTTGGTGATTGTTCCCCAAACGAAGATTTGTCAAGCAGTTTTGACTGACTGGACTCCCACCTCTGTAAAACTGTAGGCTGTTCCTGCTTTTGAGGTCTAGTATATAGTCTTTATTGCCTTTCCTAAACAGACAGCATTTTACACCTCTCACATGTTGATATAATGATTTTCATTCTAAATATGAAGTTTCACGCACGTTAGATTCTGTGCTAGTATATAAAGTGAAAACTTAGTTCAGGACAATTCATTTTCCCCTTTTGCCCCATTTCCTGTCTACCCTGCTCCTTCCTTAATTTGCTGATGGTATTCCCCTTCCCAGATATTTTctatagaggggaaaaaacaaacactaCAAGAAGAGGAGTGAAGTATGTTAGAGGATAACCAAGTAAATATTGTACttcactttaaaataatacaaatatgtAAATGAATCTGAATAAAGTCATGGAAAAACACTGTGAAAAGTTaatgaggggagagggaggaaatgCAACTTTTACTCAGTGGAAATGCCAGTTAGTAAATCCTCAGATACATGGTACATAAACAGCTACCCTAAATTCAATCTGAGAGTGCTGGTAGGATTTCTGAAAGTCCTCATGCTGAAGGCAAGGGATGAAACTGTGACAGTGTTTTGGTACAGCCCAGAAGaacatttggggggggggggggcgtgatTTTTCCAGCCATGCTGCTTTCACTTGGCTCTTACTGCAGAGTGTTCTTGGAGCATGCGGGCTGGAGCTAGTTGGGGTGAGACCAGGGCTGCGTCTTTGGACTTGATGTATGCTGCTCATGAGCATCCAGTCCATAGGATCAGACTAGAGCTATTCTGAAACAAAACCTCCTAAATGAAGGTAATGTGGATGTCATGTCCTAAACAGCTATTCTGCTCTCCAGATCTGCTTCTGTTGTGCTACCTTATTTTCTAATGCAGATTTAGtgtaaaatgtcctttttctCGTGAAGAGAAGCTTATCTGCAAATGCTCTTTTGAGTCCCTCATTCAGTTTCCTCATTTCTGCCCAAGTATGATTATTATAACTAAAAGTAGATGGGCTACAGCAAATGTGAAAGCTATTCTGAATAGCCTGTTGATccctgaaagaaaagaatgttgttctggggagggggtggggggaggagggggtaGTGTGGGATGTTTACAACGAAGATTCAGTTCTCCTAATTTTAGTGATGATTCTTTTGAATAGAGACAATCcatgaaataaatatatcaagaaaataaaaccagtaccTAGGAAGTCAGAAGTTTtgatttcaagtttttaaaaaaggctttggcctaagcatggaaaaataaaacagaactcaAATGGTTTCAAACCCTAAGTATAGCCATTCATTTGACTTAGAAGGACAGAGAGGGTACCCAGAAATAAGATGTCACAATATATAATACTGCAATTATATCTTGCCATAAGACTGATTTATGGAGAGGACTTTATAATAAAGCTAGAATTGTTATATTACTGTGAGATTAATCTGAAAAAGTATAAGCTTAAATCACTCATGGAAAAACTAGGTAGAGGTTTATGTCACATATTTATGACTATATATcaatttattttgcctttctagACTTTAAACAGGTCTTCAGTTGGCCATGTGTATCAGGTACCTATTTAAATTCACACCTAAGGTCTGTTTTGAGTAGAGATGACAGAGTAtgtaaaacatctttctgaatatTGTAGATGACAGGTCTATTGTTAAATTTGAGGATCATTTGCATGTTGTACATAATTATGTACACAATCATGTTGTATTATTCCCACTACTGAAGCTCAGGGCTGTAGCTCTGATTTTGTTTCTGCTCTATATGCCTTTAGTGATTATTGTGTAAAAAAAATTTGTCTGTGACAAGTGGGCATCTTTGTCAATAGGAGGCAACTACCTGAGCCACTACCAGTTCTTTCTGCAGTGatgacattattttaataaacCTAAACTGTTAGTGAAAATTGAATACCAATAGTATAAACAAAGAGCCT
Proteins encoded in this region:
- the COL10A1 gene encoding collagen alpha-1(X) chain, whose amino-acid sequence is MHLQISLLLLFCLNIVHGSDGYFSERYQKQSSIKGPHFLPFNVKSQGVQIRGEQGPPGPPGPIGPRGQPGPAGKPGFGSPGPQGPPGPPGPPGFSAVGKPGMPGLPGKPGDRGLNGEKGEAGPVGLPGARGPQGPPGTPGPAGLSVPGKPGPQGPPGAQGPRGLPGEKGEPGIPGINGQKGENGFGVPGRPGSRGLPGPQGPRGLPGPAGVGKPGENGLPGQPGMKGDRGLPGAPGAAGIPGPQGPPGEPGEAGIGKPGPMGPPGAAGIPGAKGHPGPAGLPGSPGLPGFGKPGLPGMKGHRGPEGPPGLPGPKGDQGPAGVPGEPGPAGPPGNLGPQGLKGLPGENGLPGPKGDMGPAGLPGFPGAKGERGLPGLEGKPGYPGEQGLAGPKGHPGFPGPKGDTGHAGLPGLPGPVGPQGVKGVPGINGEPGPRGPSGIPGIRGPIGPPGLPGAPGAKGEPGAPGLPGPAGISTKGLSGPMGPPGPPGPKGNNGEPGLPGPPGPPGPPGQAVVPQMPESYVKAGESRELSGMSFIKGGVNQALTGMPVSAFSVILSKAYPGATVPIKFDKILYNRQQHYDPRTGIFTCRIPGLYYFSYHVHAKGTNVWVALYKNGSPLMYTYDEYKKGYLDQASGSAVIDLMENDQVWLQLPNSESNGLYSSDYVHSSFSGFLFAHI